A stretch of DNA from Streptomyces xanthii:
CGTGGGACGGGTGGTGAGCGAGGCGGGCGTGTTGCGCCCGACGACCCGTACCCCGGTGCTGGTCTGCCATCCGGACGACCACCACTGGTTCTCCGGGATGAGGGTCCTGCCTGACCTGACACGCGTGTGGATGCCCCGCCAGACCGAGGGCGAGGGCGACGGCGCGGAGAGGGAGCCGGACGACGACGCGCTCGTGCCGCTCATGGAGGACGGCGAACGCGCCCTGCGCGTGGAGACCGCCGGCACCGTGCCGCGCGGCCTCGCCCTCCTCGACGCCCCCGACGTCGACTCCCTGATCGCCGAGAACCGCGTGCTCGCCGCCCGCCTGATCAGCGCGGCCGACGTGTGGGTCATGGTGACCACCGCCGCCCGCTACGCCGACGCCGTGCCCTGGCGCATGCTCCGTACCGCGAAGGAGTACAACGCCAGCCTCGTCACCGTCCTCGACCGGGTGCCGCACCAGGTGCTCGCCGAGGTGTCGCAGCAGTACGGCGCCCTGCTCACCAAGGCGGGGCTCGGCGAGGTCCCGATGTACACCGTGCCCGAGCTGCCCGAGTCGACCCGCGACGGCGGACTGCTGCCGGCCACCGCCGTCGCCCCGCTGCGCGCCTGGCTCGCCCACCGCGCCCAGGACCCGGCCGCCCGCGGCATCGCCCTCGCCCGCACCGCCCGCGGCGTCCTGGAGTCCCTGCGCGTACGGATGCCGGAACTGGCCTCCGCCGTCGCTCTCCAGTACTCCGCGACCGTACGGCTCACGACCGCCGCCGAGGAGGTGTACGACGACGAGCACGCGCGCGTGAAGGAGCGGTTGCAGAACGGCGCGGTGCTCGCCGGGGACGCGCTCAAGCGGTGGCGCAGCTATCCGCTGGACTGTACGGCGGGTGAGCTGCTCGACGCCCTCGTGGAGAGCCTGGGTTCGCTCCTGCTGTGCGCCGTCACCGCGGCGGACGCGCGCGTGGACGCGGCCTGGCGCCGCGAACCGGGCGGCGACGCGCCCGAACTCACCGGGCGCGACCGGGGGCTGGAGAGCGCCGAGCACCGTATCGGGCTGGCCGTACGCCGCTGGCGGCGCGTCCTGGAGGAGTACGCGGAGGAGCAGGTGCGCGGCGTCGCCGAGCTGACCGGGGGCACGCCGCCGGACCCGGAGGCCGTCGCCGCGCTCGTCGCCACCGCCCTGCTCGGCGGCCGCCGCGCCAAGGCCGCGGGCGAGCACCTCGCCGAACGCATCGGCGCCCAGGGCGCCCTGCGCCTGCGCGACCGCGGCGGCCGCCTGCTCACGGAGTACGTCGACAGCGTGCTCGGCACCGAACGCGAGCGCCGGCTCGCCCCCATGGACGCACTCGGCGTCGGCCCCGAGCCCCAGGCCGAACTCATCGCGGCCCTGTCGCTGCTGCAGAAGGAGAGGTGAGGGCGGTGACCACCGTCACGGATACGACCGAGAAGGCCGAGAAGGCCGCGAAGGCCGAGAGGACTGAGAGGGCCGCGAAGGCGGAGAAGGCCGGGCGCGCTGAGCACGCCGAGTACACCGAGCACGGCGGGAACCTCAGGAGCGCCGGGAAGACGGGAAGGAAGGCCGCGCGGGGCGAGCGGGGCGAGAAGGCCGGGCCCTGGGACGACGGGCTCATCGCCCGGCGCGCCGAGGGCCGCCCGGCCGACGCCCTGACCACGTCCCCGTCCCCGGCACACGCCCCGGACACGACGGACCCGCTCAGCGCCCGCCTGGAGGCCCTGCGCGAGCTCGTCGGCCTGTCCCGCGCGCGGCTCGACGCCGGAACCCTCACCGAGGCGGGCCGGGTCCTCGACGAGGCCGCGGCCCGGCGCCGGCT
This window harbors:
- a CDS encoding dynamin family protein, with the translated sequence MVTLDVRPQLLDALTVLRDRVAAARFPLPLPGAPRARANRGELLAQLDDYLVPRLRAPEAPLLAVIGGSTGSGKSTLVNSLVGRVVSEAGVLRPTTRTPVLVCHPDDHHWFSGMRVLPDLTRVWMPRQTEGEGDGAEREPDDDALVPLMEDGERALRVETAGTVPRGLALLDAPDVDSLIAENRVLAARLISAADVWVMVTTAARYADAVPWRMLRTAKEYNASLVTVLDRVPHQVLAEVSQQYGALLTKAGLGEVPMYTVPELPESTRDGGLLPATAVAPLRAWLAHRAQDPAARGIALARTARGVLESLRVRMPELASAVALQYSATVRLTTAAEEVYDDEHARVKERLQNGAVLAGDALKRWRSYPLDCTAGELLDALVESLGSLLLCAVTAADARVDAAWRREPGGDAPELTGRDRGLESAEHRIGLAVRRWRRVLEEYAEEQVRGVAELTGGTPPDPEAVAALVATALLGGRRAKAAGEHLAERIGAQGALRLRDRGGRLLTEYVDSVLGTERERRLAPMDALGVGPEPQAELIAALSLLQKER